One genomic segment of Rhodopseudomonas sp. BAL398 includes these proteins:
- a CDS encoding AAA domain-containing protein, whose amino-acid sequence MTRKIVPGDIKRGIPDLWQAEDQGDLYYAKLWTKGPGDSTAIQALWNREVRGLMRLQGYPGASELFVKLRDLDSDEKYFFAILDGGRRQVLADVLQNRSRYHWLLNLAEVSRRRPLWEGLLRIAEALAILHREGTLHRSLSPSSVFVSPDGQGEFRLSGFEWSLRLAGPDSGASKVLRKSMFSAPELDKPDGEYSTATDWYDFGLTAAELFGVPLKNTKKRAALPALIGNLTNLREAERDILRRLLDENQEQRLVDAEEIEQLLRQIIRDLGTVTSSSGRDLLLAVRLSSDLDIARTIEVVSEGQASAHDPAAQRDWIRKDLRGDVRVIGRTSPSPYYVLKGEKLEYRVRNWSVDSLTTWDVGFCDGIERVPRINSDDQLFSLGQRKLDVQLFPHVRKNIRSARDRSAQWDKVFPVRTQRTELPNNLRTVHEFFRITQQLDTVLTVAQICAVDILEIEKGTNDTTVIVTPVQEPERADLARFLNLDPPPEQIQDWFKLGAEAVSADDEEEPKQDRYSFLDRHTIGSDTSSTTWRFVRAKPNPKGPRYLFRAQGAAAVREGRAYLARNHGGTLAQIRRRHKAIEDMRLFEGLLRLVASPREVTRNNSDALPVAKAVIPLDDSKLAALQQLWRTQPSFAIQGPPGTGKTTLIKAFADRLFNVDSSAQILITAHSHHTVDDVRDKLSKVFADHDNHHRPIVLRLGADDGDGDSSERVTEALLSQLNDSDLARRAPAHLQDRLSSAVEEGGGRSSDADTDVRTMQVLVQDAANLTFSTLNSPDLADLAGRGRRFDWSIIEEAGKAHGFDMATALQESHRLLLIGDHHQLPPFNVRRFTDLLGDPLKVRKAIQAGARFAPGLVDPSLVADDEDRDPFVDRCAEWARMVKLFETIFTRSALGGAEDSPAAILTDQHRMHPHIAELVGKVFYPDEEGGTILHSPPETHERFKGETPYTIPSSSWLPAQRVVWCDVPWERKEEFAEGEVEGLFVSRPEAELVVKVLEQIQPRGEEPCDLQILSPYNGQLDAIRTAIERAYSSGRLPHMFRPPFDLGHGKRTGATVDEFQGSEADIVIVSLVRNNALVPWKSLGFLKEKNRMNVLLSRAKQKLIIVGSWDFFESRCNATTSEYDEHAYIGRMMKEMALAEKAHILSRVRATR is encoded by the coding sequence TTGACGCGCAAGATTGTCCCTGGCGATATCAAGCGGGGGATACCCGACCTTTGGCAGGCCGAAGATCAGGGTGACCTTTATTACGCAAAGCTCTGGACGAAAGGGCCCGGCGATAGCACCGCAATTCAAGCGCTATGGAACCGAGAGGTTCGCGGTCTCATGCGGCTTCAGGGCTACCCCGGAGCCTCGGAACTGTTCGTGAAGTTGCGTGATCTGGACTCGGACGAAAAGTATTTTTTCGCAATTCTTGACGGAGGCAGAAGGCAAGTCCTTGCGGACGTGCTGCAGAATCGAAGCCGATATCACTGGCTCCTCAACTTGGCCGAGGTGAGCCGGCGCCGTCCGCTTTGGGAAGGGCTGCTTCGGATTGCGGAAGCGCTGGCAATCCTCCATCGAGAGGGCACACTCCACCGTTCCTTGTCGCCATCTTCCGTCTTCGTCAGTCCGGACGGGCAGGGAGAGTTTCGGCTGAGCGGATTCGAGTGGTCCTTACGGCTGGCGGGACCCGACAGCGGCGCGTCAAAGGTGTTACGCAAAAGTATGTTTAGCGCTCCTGAGCTCGACAAGCCAGACGGCGAATACTCGACGGCGACGGATTGGTACGACTTTGGGCTAACCGCTGCCGAGCTTTTCGGCGTGCCTCTCAAGAATACAAAAAAGCGAGCGGCGCTGCCAGCGCTCATTGGCAATCTGACGAACCTCCGCGAAGCCGAGCGAGATATCCTTCGGCGATTACTGGATGAGAACCAGGAACAGCGCCTCGTAGACGCTGAAGAAATCGAGCAACTGCTGCGGCAGATCATACGAGATCTCGGCACCGTCACCTCTTCTTCAGGCAGGGATTTGCTGCTCGCCGTGCGCCTGAGTTCAGACTTGGACATCGCACGGACGATCGAAGTGGTTTCTGAGGGACAAGCGAGCGCGCACGATCCTGCTGCTCAACGCGATTGGATACGAAAGGACCTGAGGGGTGATGTTCGTGTCATCGGTCGGACTTCGCCATCACCTTACTACGTCCTCAAGGGCGAGAAGCTCGAATACCGGGTTCGCAATTGGTCGGTCGACAGTTTAACGACATGGGATGTCGGGTTCTGTGACGGGATCGAACGAGTTCCGAGGATTAATTCCGATGATCAGCTTTTCAGCCTGGGCCAGCGTAAGCTCGATGTGCAGCTGTTTCCGCACGTTCGAAAGAATATTCGATCGGCGCGAGACAGGTCGGCCCAATGGGACAAGGTGTTTCCCGTCCGAACCCAGCGGACGGAGCTTCCCAATAACCTACGCACTGTGCATGAGTTCTTCCGAATTACGCAACAGCTCGACACGGTTCTTACCGTCGCGCAGATTTGCGCAGTTGACATTTTGGAGATTGAGAAGGGCACCAACGACACTACGGTGATCGTAACTCCAGTCCAAGAGCCCGAGCGGGCGGACTTGGCAAGGTTCCTCAATCTTGATCCACCTCCAGAGCAGATTCAGGACTGGTTCAAGCTGGGAGCGGAAGCCGTCTCGGCTGATGATGAGGAAGAACCGAAGCAGGATCGGTATTCTTTCCTCGACCGACACACGATCGGAAGCGACACCTCGTCAACAACCTGGCGATTTGTACGAGCCAAGCCCAATCCAAAAGGACCGCGCTATCTCTTCCGAGCCCAAGGCGCCGCAGCTGTACGGGAGGGACGGGCTTATCTAGCTCGAAATCACGGCGGCACTCTCGCGCAAATCCGACGAAGGCACAAAGCGATCGAGGACATGCGTCTCTTTGAAGGCCTGTTGCGGCTCGTCGCGTCTCCTCGCGAAGTGACTCGCAACAATTCCGATGCCTTGCCGGTCGCCAAGGCGGTCATACCGCTCGATGACTCTAAGCTCGCGGCGCTTCAGCAGCTCTGGAGGACGCAGCCCTCCTTTGCGATCCAAGGACCTCCCGGTACCGGCAAGACAACGTTGATCAAGGCTTTCGCTGATCGACTTTTCAATGTTGATTCGAGCGCGCAAATCCTAATTACCGCCCATTCTCACCACACCGTTGATGACGTCCGAGACAAATTGTCAAAGGTCTTCGCCGACCACGACAACCATCATCGCCCGATTGTTCTGCGGCTGGGCGCTGATGACGGTGACGGCGATAGTTCGGAGAGGGTCACTGAAGCGCTCCTCTCGCAGCTCAATGACAGCGATTTGGCGCGTCGAGCGCCCGCGCACCTACAGGACAGGTTGTCTTCCGCGGTCGAAGAGGGCGGCGGCCGGAGTTCGGACGCCGACACGGATGTCCGCACGATGCAGGTCCTGGTGCAAGATGCGGCCAATCTTACCTTTTCGACACTCAATTCGCCCGATCTGGCCGACCTCGCCGGCCGCGGCCGGCGCTTTGACTGGTCGATCATTGAAGAGGCGGGCAAAGCGCACGGCTTCGACATGGCGACCGCACTGCAAGAGAGCCACCGGCTGCTCCTGATTGGGGATCACCACCAGCTTCCACCGTTCAATGTACGGCGCTTCACCGATCTTCTCGGTGACCCGCTCAAGGTCCGGAAGGCAATTCAGGCCGGCGCTCGGTTCGCGCCGGGATTGGTTGATCCCTCACTGGTGGCGGATGACGAGGATCGCGATCCTTTCGTCGATCGCTGTGCCGAATGGGCGCGCATGGTGAAGCTGTTTGAGACGATTTTTACGCGAAGCGCCCTCGGCGGAGCAGAGGATTCGCCTGCTGCGATCCTAACCGATCAGCACCGTATGCACCCACACATCGCCGAACTTGTTGGGAAGGTCTTCTATCCTGACGAAGAAGGCGGCACGATTCTACACTCCCCACCTGAAACCCATGAGCGCTTCAAGGGCGAAACGCCCTACACGATTCCATCATCATCTTGGTTGCCTGCGCAACGAGTGGTGTGGTGCGACGTCCCGTGGGAACGAAAAGAGGAGTTCGCTGAAGGCGAGGTCGAGGGCCTGTTTGTTTCCAGGCCAGAGGCCGAGTTGGTCGTCAAGGTTCTCGAGCAAATTCAGCCGCGAGGCGAGGAGCCTTGCGATCTGCAAATCCTCTCTCCATACAACGGTCAGTTGGACGCCATTAGAACAGCCATCGAGAGAGCGTACTCGTCGGGGCGGCTACCCCACATGTTTAGGCCTCCATTTGATCTCGGCCATGGAAAGAGAACAGGCGCAACGGTCGACGAATTCCAAGGTTCTGAAGCGGACATCGTGATTGTCAGCCTTGTACGCAACAACGCCCTCGTTCCGTGGAAAAGCCTCGGATTCCTGAAGGAAAAGAACCGAATGAACGTGCTGCTGAGCCGTGCGAAGCAGAAGCTCATCATCGTGGGAAGCTGGGATTTCTTTGAATCGAGATGTAACGCCACAACGAGCGAGTATGACGAGCATGCGTACATAGGCCGGATGATGAAGGAGATGGCATTAGCGGAGAAGGCGCACATTCTATCAAGGGTGAGGGCAACCAGATGA
- a CDS encoding toll/interleukin-1 receptor domain-containing protein has product MAIKVFVSHKKEDAQQAAAVAAHLSAKGLGVYLDVIDAQLRKSGPDLADYIRAQLDQCTQLLAVISAQTQASWWVPWEIGVATEKERFLASFVSGSATVPEFLLKWPYLRTTADLDKYAAESKRAELLVEDRVQKGYRATARASGFRAFHTALKASLGQP; this is encoded by the coding sequence ATGGCTATCAAGGTATTTGTTTCACATAAAAAAGAGGACGCGCAGCAGGCGGCTGCCGTTGCGGCGCACCTTTCTGCAAAAGGCTTGGGCGTCTACCTGGATGTCATTGATGCGCAGCTGAGAAAGAGTGGGCCGGATTTGGCGGATTATATTCGCGCTCAGCTCGACCAATGCACGCAGCTTCTCGCGGTCATTAGCGCCCAGACCCAAGCATCGTGGTGGGTACCATGGGAAATTGGCGTGGCGACTGAAAAGGAGCGCTTTCTGGCTTCGTTCGTCTCCGGCAGCGCCACTGTGCCTGAGTTTTTGCTGAAATGGCCCTATCTTCGGACCACCGCCGATCTCGACAAGTACGCCGCAGAATCGAAACGGGCTGAGCTGCTCGTCGAAGACCGCGTGCAGAAAGGCTATCGAGCTACCGCTCGAGCGTCGGGCTTTCGAGCGTTTCACACCGCCCTTAAGGCCTCTCTCGGCCAACCATAA
- a CDS encoding caspase domain-containing protein: protein MRKALIVGLDYYHDFTPLTGCVNDANAVAGVLGRHANGTTNFTTPNVLTSSGAHNAVERGALRDSIEALFKDDSEIALLYFAGHGYVDETGGFLCASDCRNGHDGLALSEVMTFARFSPAKNKIIILDSCHGGIAGNRPGGGSIAEICQGMTLLTASTENQYSFEGGNGAPGVFTNLLVDALSGAAANLVGDVTPGSVYAHIDQSLGPWGGQRPVFKTNVKSFVSLRKAAPPIALAELLQLANHFPRPGYKFQLDPSFEKERSKEQREDPNIPTPDPAKTAVFTVLQNYVRVNLVRPVDAPHMWHAAMENKSCELTVLGEHYRTLVAENLI, encoded by the coding sequence ATGCGTAAAGCTCTTATCGTCGGCCTTGACTATTATCATGACTTCACCCCGCTCACTGGGTGCGTCAACGATGCGAATGCTGTGGCAGGCGTTCTTGGCCGTCACGCAAACGGCACAACGAACTTCACCACACCAAACGTGCTAACCAGCTCCGGCGCTCACAATGCTGTCGAACGCGGCGCGCTTCGAGATTCTATCGAAGCCCTTTTCAAGGATGATTCCGAAATCGCCCTGCTTTACTTCGCGGGCCACGGATATGTTGACGAGACTGGCGGCTTCCTTTGTGCAAGCGACTGCCGAAATGGTCATGACGGGCTTGCGCTGAGCGAGGTGATGACCTTTGCGCGATTTTCACCGGCGAAAAACAAAATTATAATCCTCGATAGCTGCCATGGCGGAATTGCCGGTAACCGGCCTGGCGGCGGTAGCATTGCCGAGATCTGCCAAGGCATGACGCTACTCACGGCCTCAACCGAGAATCAGTATTCGTTTGAAGGTGGCAATGGAGCGCCGGGTGTTTTCACGAACCTGCTCGTCGACGCCTTGAGCGGCGCCGCCGCTAATCTTGTTGGCGACGTTACGCCTGGCAGCGTGTATGCCCATATCGATCAGTCATTGGGCCCTTGGGGTGGGCAGCGCCCGGTGTTTAAAACCAACGTCAAGTCCTTCGTGTCCCTTCGTAAGGCGGCGCCCCCGATCGCGCTCGCAGAGCTTCTGCAACTGGCCAATCATTTTCCACGGCCGGGCTACAAGTTCCAACTCGACCCGTCGTTTGAGAAGGAACGGTCTAAGGAGCAGCGGGAAGACCCAAATATTCCGACGCCAGATCCTGCGAAAACGGCCGTTTTTACGGTGTTACAAAACTATGTGAGAGTGAACTTGGTCCGCCCGGTTGATGCGCCCCACATGTGGCACGCCGCGATGGAAAACAAGTCATGCGAGCTAACGGTTCTCGGCGAACACTATCGCACGCTCGTTGCTGAAAACCTGATCTGA
- a CDS encoding phospholipase D-like domain-containing protein codes for MKFVYVPLYRMAVSYLYSFGRRWSLIEHMLLIESTVAKHTASELAVIANVPHRLVVEALINLLRSNWIEVRSDNDRIYFAATPAGHKHAKEKTLPERLQKDIRWDSVCVERLTGHWMRADDVDLVYEKDLPADAVRLPALLHTFEPNDSALRDLFRLNLNESLEPTTPQFRTPSLPYARVGLAFDEVQIGLPPNAPLGLRASLVKASAEIVDDDSASYSAKTHIVQEAARDDLTADDIIVGGEAHLMLLREVLERAKSSIVIHSCFLSADTLRNLLPDFERAARRKVRVDLLWGLHVDPEVGGPPRKFSDATDVLAGLPPGARGRIRLSPHSSGSHAKVLIYDDRDTGLWTTVVGSCNFLSSEFDWMEVSLRTRSALFTTKALSLLLSNQLPAVGNWSATARQLNHIWSELKVKIRTQPEVGKYSISLIADYDHYACVTLARDHASKEIEIACDLYGLSAETSVLVPMETAASRGIDVRLQYTRPSKFLLEEGHEPAPTDIAKRGINIVRVENVHAKYLGWDEDTLVISSFNWMATSVDARRSRGAEIGALIEGPGIRSILVEKLRGRPGENASQPAESVDGMMPS; via the coding sequence ATGAAGTTTGTTTATGTCCCGCTCTATAGGATGGCGGTGAGCTATCTCTATAGTTTTGGCCGCCGCTGGAGCCTCATTGAACATATGCTCCTTATCGAGAGCACGGTGGCAAAACACACCGCTTCCGAACTCGCGGTGATAGCTAATGTTCCGCACAGGCTCGTCGTCGAAGCGCTGATCAATCTCCTGCGCTCGAATTGGATCGAGGTGCGCAGCGATAACGATAGGATCTACTTTGCCGCCACTCCAGCTGGGCACAAACATGCCAAAGAGAAAACACTTCCTGAACGCCTGCAGAAAGACATACGCTGGGATTCTGTCTGTGTTGAGAGACTAACGGGTCACTGGATGCGGGCCGACGATGTCGATCTCGTGTACGAGAAGGACCTTCCAGCTGATGCCGTGAGGTTACCGGCACTCCTCCATACATTCGAGCCAAACGATTCTGCGCTACGAGACCTCTTTCGCTTGAATCTCAACGAGAGTTTGGAGCCAACCACACCGCAATTTCGCACGCCGTCCTTGCCTTACGCACGGGTGGGTCTAGCTTTCGACGAGGTTCAGATTGGTTTGCCTCCAAACGCTCCTCTGGGGCTGCGAGCGAGCTTGGTAAAGGCCTCGGCAGAAATCGTAGATGACGACAGCGCCTCTTATTCGGCGAAAACACACATCGTGCAAGAGGCAGCGCGCGACGATCTGACTGCCGATGATATTATCGTCGGCGGGGAAGCCCACCTTATGCTGCTACGAGAGGTCTTGGAGCGGGCAAAGTCATCGATCGTAATCCATTCTTGTTTCCTGAGTGCTGATACCCTTCGTAATCTGCTGCCTGACTTTGAACGCGCCGCGAGGCGCAAAGTCCGGGTCGACCTCCTTTGGGGCCTCCATGTCGACCCAGAAGTTGGCGGACCGCCCAGAAAATTCTCGGATGCGACTGATGTGCTAGCAGGACTGCCACCCGGCGCGCGCGGGAGAATTCGGCTATCGCCACACTCCTCTGGTTCTCATGCCAAAGTGCTAATTTACGACGATCGTGACACCGGACTTTGGACCACCGTCGTCGGCAGCTGCAATTTTCTTTCATCTGAATTCGACTGGATGGAGGTGTCGTTACGCACCCGCAGTGCGCTCTTCACAACCAAGGCCCTGAGCCTGTTGCTTTCTAACCAGCTTCCGGCGGTCGGGAATTGGAGCGCAACGGCGCGACAACTCAACCATATTTGGTCGGAGCTAAAGGTGAAGATCCGGACGCAACCGGAAGTCGGCAAGTACTCGATTTCTCTTATAGCCGATTACGATCACTATGCTTGTGTAACGCTCGCACGAGACCACGCGTCGAAAGAAATAGAGATTGCGTGCGACCTGTATGGCCTATCAGCGGAGACGTCCGTGCTTGTTCCCATGGAAACTGCTGCGTCTCGAGGCATCGACGTCCGCCTTCAGTATACGCGTCCAAGTAAATTCCTGCTTGAAGAGGGCCATGAGCCCGCGCCAACCGACATTGCAAAACGTGGCATCAACATTGTTCGTGTCGAAAATGTGCACGCAAAATACCTCGGCTGGGACGAGGACACTCTTGTGATTTCGAGTTTCAATTGGATGGCCACGTCGGTCGATGCACGGAGATCGCGCGGGGCCGAAATCGGCGCGCTGATCGAGGGTCCGGGCATTCGCTCAATTCTGGTCGAGAAATTGCGTGGGAGACCCGGTGAAAACGCCTCTCAGCCTGCCGAATCTGTTGACGGGATGATGCCGAGCTGA
- a CDS encoding DEAD/DEAH box helicase, translating to MAFRGLFIGIDRYLSSEINELSCARRDAVAFDALFTDTLGGVSRLVVDEEATRIRLEREFEDLANCDPGDTVVIGFSGHGSDTHELVTYDTQLYDLANTTLPLALIEEWFSRIPARRLIFFLDCCFSGGIGAKVLHVEARPRDLRSIETRLDQLAGDGRIIFTASSANEPAYEHSRFGHGFFTYYLLEGLRGVPEVIDSGKLPIYRLLDYVTGRVTAAAHQIGRPQNPTFRGTMDGAVTWPIFVPGARYFAAFPDRAPAKVASDIRSLETVGFPAALVDAWAAPIPSLNALQVEAINDFGVLDGQHLVVSAPTSSGKTMVGELAALRNVLDRKRAIFLLPLKALVADKRRHFQATYSSFGVRTIEATGETDDITPLLRGQYDIALLTYEKFAAVALTFPHVLRQAGVIVVDEAQMIADEGRGANLEFILTLIRMQRRIDVEPQIIALSAVIGDTNGLERWLGARLLRRNERPVPLDEGLMLADGSFRFIHSQTGKESRSPPIIRRYFGKGSSQDWIIPLVQKLVGEGQQIIVFREQKGETRGCARYLGDALGLPPVSDALAQLPAGDPSQASQDLRRVLGQGVAFHNADLEPEERRIVEEEFRKAGSALRIIAATTTLAMGVNTPASSVIIAGLEHPGDKPYSVAEYKNLVGRAGRLGFAEKGTSYLLATDPRTEFDFWSRYVTGAPEDLFSRFLDKGTDPRSLVVRVLVAARRASVEGVSADEIIDFLEASFGAFQATAQSSNWRWSRDDLVEALGDLEHHQLIEVNDRGNYYLLPLGRLAGESATEVGSIIRLVESVSGLTPDQITDPALISASQSTVELDQVLFPMNKKSTQKEPYLWPNELRQQGVAQRILSAFQRFAVDSHQVTLRAKKAVACLLYISGRPMQDVEHTMTQFGGAFGGAAGPVRSAAARTADVLPTAARVAEILHPGLDLGDRVSRLTLRLTYGIPGAAVDLARDAGTHLLRGDYTRLAQQELCEPAAIRMATDAALLACIDGDAGKLRIIRNAAETIADRRERATIAARPVLEPYVA from the coding sequence ATGGCGTTCCGAGGGCTCTTCATCGGCATCGACCGTTATCTCTCGTCGGAAATCAACGAGCTGAGCTGTGCCCGCCGTGACGCCGTCGCGTTCGACGCGCTGTTCACCGACACGCTCGGCGGCGTTTCGCGCCTTGTTGTGGACGAGGAGGCCACGCGCATCCGCCTTGAGCGTGAATTTGAAGACCTCGCCAACTGCGATCCCGGCGACACGGTCGTTATCGGCTTCTCCGGTCATGGGTCGGACACGCACGAACTCGTCACCTACGACACACAGCTCTACGACCTCGCCAACACTACGCTGCCGCTCGCGCTGATCGAGGAGTGGTTCTCCCGCATACCGGCACGGCGTCTGATTTTCTTCCTCGACTGCTGCTTTTCGGGCGGCATCGGTGCCAAGGTCCTGCATGTTGAGGCGCGGCCGCGCGATCTTCGCTCCATCGAGACGCGCCTCGATCAACTGGCCGGCGATGGTCGGATCATTTTCACCGCGTCCAGCGCCAACGAGCCGGCCTATGAGCACAGCCGCTTCGGCCACGGCTTCTTCACCTACTATTTGCTCGAAGGGCTGCGCGGCGTGCCAGAGGTGATCGATAGCGGCAAGCTGCCGATCTATCGGCTCCTCGACTATGTGACCGGTCGCGTCACCGCCGCCGCTCATCAAATCGGCCGTCCACAAAATCCAACTTTTCGCGGCACCATGGACGGGGCCGTTACTTGGCCGATTTTTGTCCCTGGTGCGCGCTATTTCGCGGCATTTCCAGATCGGGCGCCGGCGAAGGTCGCAAGCGACATCCGCTCGTTGGAGACGGTCGGATTTCCGGCCGCGCTCGTCGACGCCTGGGCGGCGCCTATCCCCTCTCTCAACGCGTTGCAGGTCGAGGCCATCAACGATTTCGGCGTCCTCGATGGACAGCATCTTGTCGTCTCCGCGCCGACCTCGTCAGGCAAGACGATGGTGGGCGAACTCGCCGCGCTCCGGAATGTGCTCGACCGCAAGCGCGCGATCTTCCTCCTGCCACTGAAGGCCTTGGTCGCCGACAAGCGGCGGCATTTTCAAGCCACCTACTCGTCGTTCGGTGTACGGACGATAGAGGCGACGGGTGAGACGGACGATATCACACCGCTCCTGCGCGGCCAGTACGATATCGCATTGCTGACCTACGAGAAGTTTGCAGCGGTCGCTCTCACGTTTCCGCATGTACTGCGACAGGCCGGCGTCATCGTAGTCGATGAAGCCCAGATGATCGCCGACGAGGGCCGTGGCGCGAACCTGGAGTTCATCCTCACCTTGATCCGCATGCAAAGGCGGATCGACGTGGAGCCTCAGATCATCGCGCTTTCCGCGGTGATCGGCGATACCAACGGTCTCGAACGTTGGCTTGGCGCTCGGCTGCTGCGGCGGAATGAACGTCCCGTCCCTCTTGATGAGGGACTTATGCTCGCCGATGGCTCCTTTCGGTTTATCCACTCGCAGACGGGCAAGGAATCGAGATCGCCTCCAATTATCCGGCGCTACTTTGGGAAAGGATCCAGCCAAGATTGGATCATTCCCCTTGTCCAAAAGCTCGTCGGCGAAGGGCAGCAGATCATCGTCTTCCGCGAGCAGAAGGGTGAGACGCGCGGATGCGCCCGCTACCTCGGTGATGCCCTTGGCTTGCCGCCGGTCTCAGACGCCCTCGCTCAGCTTCCGGCCGGCGACCCGTCGCAGGCGAGCCAAGACCTCCGTCGTGTGCTCGGCCAAGGCGTCGCCTTTCACAACGCGGACCTCGAGCCCGAAGAGCGCCGCATCGTTGAAGAAGAGTTCCGCAAGGCCGGATCGGCCCTACGTATCATAGCGGCGACGACGACCCTCGCCATGGGTGTCAACACACCCGCCTCATCGGTCATCATCGCCGGCCTCGAGCATCCCGGCGACAAGCCATATTCCGTGGCCGAGTATAAGAACCTCGTCGGCCGTGCCGGCCGTCTCGGGTTCGCTGAGAAGGGTACCTCCTACCTCCTCGCCACCGACCCTCGTACCGAGTTCGATTTCTGGTCACGCTACGTTACCGGCGCGCCCGAGGATCTGTTCTCGCGCTTCTTGGACAAAGGTACTGACCCCCGCTCGCTCGTCGTCAGAGTGCTCGTCGCGGCGCGGCGCGCCAGCGTCGAAGGGGTCAGTGCCGATGAGATTATCGACTTCTTGGAGGCGAGCTTTGGCGCATTCCAAGCCACTGCTCAAAGCTCGAATTGGCGTTGGAGCCGCGACGACCTCGTCGAAGCGCTCGGCGATCTGGAGCACCACCAGCTGATTGAGGTTAACGACCGGGGCAATTACTATTTGCTCCCGCTCGGCCGCCTCGCGGGCGAGTCCGCCACCGAGGTCGGATCGATCATCCGCTTGGTAGAGAGCGTTTCCGGACTGACACCAGATCAAATCACGGATCCTGCCCTCATCAGCGCGTCGCAGTCGACAGTGGAGCTCGATCAAGTGCTCTTCCCAATGAACAAGAAGAGCACGCAGAAGGAGCCGTACCTCTGGCCCAACGAGCTGCGCCAGCAAGGAGTCGCTCAACGCATCCTCTCGGCGTTTCAGCGCTTCGCTGTTGATAGCCACCAGGTGACGTTGAGGGCAAAGAAGGCTGTCGCATGCTTGCTCTATATCTCGGGCCGTCCAATGCAAGATGTTGAGCACACGATGACACAATTCGGTGGCGCTTTCGGTGGCGCCGCCGGCCCGGTCCGAAGCGCTGCCGCGCGAACAGCAGACGTGTTGCCCACCGCAGCGCGTGTGGCCGAAATTCTGCATCCAGGCCTCGACCTTGGTGACCGCGTCTCACGGCTCACCTTGCGCCTCACCTATGGGATTCCGGGTGCTGCCGTCGATCTCGCGCGAGATGCGGGGACCCATCTGCTCCGCGGCGACTACACACGCCTCGCGCAGCAGGAGCTCTGCGAGCCAGCAGCGATTCGGATGGCCACTGACGCGGCTCTTCTCGCCTGCATCGACGGTGATGCGGGGAAGCTTCGGATCATCCGCAATGCTGCTGAAACAATCGCTGACCGGCGCGAACGAGCGACCATTGCGGCTCGGCCGGTATTGGAGCCGTACGTCGCCTGA
- a CDS encoding TIR domain-containing protein: MADKKVIFIAFAIEDVTQRDFLKGQSLHPRAPFEFIDMSVKEAYDSGWKEKVRTRIKRSDGVIVLVSKNSKASTGQKWEIDCAKEEKKKIRGIYAYSSDRTELDGVTTYTWNDANISSFIDSL, translated from the coding sequence ATGGCCGATAAGAAAGTCATTTTTATTGCTTTTGCGATCGAAGACGTGACGCAACGGGATTTCCTCAAAGGGCAATCCCTCCATCCGCGCGCGCCATTTGAATTTATCGATATGTCAGTCAAGGAAGCCTACGACAGCGGCTGGAAAGAAAAGGTCAGAACTCGGATCAAGCGGTCTGACGGCGTTATCGTTCTGGTAAGCAAAAATTCTAAGGCGTCTACCGGTCAAAAATGGGAAATCGACTGCGCAAAGGAAGAGAAAAAGAAAATTCGCGGGATTTATGCATACAGCAGCGATCGAACCGAGCTGGACGGCGTGACCACTTACACCTGGAACGATGCGAACATCAGCAGCTTCATTGACTCCCTTTGA